Proteins co-encoded in one Gouania willdenowi chromosome 1, fGouWil2.1, whole genome shotgun sequence genomic window:
- the LOC114471842 gene encoding LOW QUALITY PROTEIN: N-acetylmuramoyl-L-alanine amidase-like (The sequence of the model RefSeq protein was modified relative to this genomic sequence to represent the inferred CDS: inserted 2 bases in 1 codon; substituted 1 base at 1 genomic stop codon): protein MDSFIQAVTQIESSEPNLSPLALVRSLRRSAFCDDEMTIYFLGASWNLSDAVVLINASSISFFHKAIHHMVTDAGEERGVILTPDGTTVALAPLLLGIESGPKARAEGTPAVGLFVLTLGRILGXFFRLQNVQPXHPLGPNGCWDNLEHPKVFRLAQPATLATDALINGVILGSRLSNLSASEQPPALSEIFKGYYVTLCQSGFF, encoded by the exons ATGGACAGCTTCATCCAAGCAGTGACGCAGATTGAAAGCTCTGAACCAAACCTGTCGCCGCTGGCTTTGGTCAGGTCTCTGCGTAGGAGTGCTTTCTGTGATGATGAGATGACCATTTATTTCCTGGGTGCTTCATGGAACCTCAGTGATGCTGTGGTCCTTATCAATGCATCCTCTATCAGCTTTTTTCACAAGGCTATCCACCACATGGTGACAGATGCTGGTGAGGAACGAGGGGTCATCCTCACTCCAGATGGCACCACAGTCGCTCTTGCACCTTTGCTGCTGGGAATCGAATCAGGCCCGAAAGCCCGAGCTGAAGGAACACCAGCTGTTGGACTCTTCGTTCTCACCCTTGGTCGGATTTTGGG CTTTTTCAGGCTCCAGAATGTCCAACCATGACATCCTTTGGGCCCAAATGGGTGCTGGGACAACCTGGAGCACCCAAAGGTGTTCAGACTGGCCCAGCCTGCAACTCTGGCTACTGATGCCCTCATCAATGGTGTCATTCTTGGCTCACGCCTCAGTAACCTGTCTGCCTCTGAGCAGCCTCCAGCTCTCAGTGAGATTTTTAAAGGATACTATGTCACACTATGCCaaagtggttttttttaa